From the Montipora capricornis isolate CH-2021 chromosome 2, ASM3666992v2, whole genome shotgun sequence genome, one window contains:
- the LOC138037164 gene encoding uncharacterized protein produces the protein MVTNPAARKDILIKYGRCFVYLRKDHLSKNCPSKHECFKCKGKHHISICPSDDNNGTNISRKTPKQEHPHKQSGNHCPSGSNEGGPNSGVNSSRAAPTQEQIQNRSRNSRHNLTALYISASTPVLLQTATALTYKPGNSAAKAKARLILDSGSQRAYVSARLREHLNLPAESSQRISIKTLGSTKENRQCVDVVRLCVATGQGEGVQLSAFVVSIICDPLKSQSVAEATHTYAHLRGLELVDYGTGEDNVEVDILVESDQYWSLVSGRVVWGEHGPTAIETRLGWVLSGQIPEGIQVDRQPSNLVTTRVLKSAINPVDVTNETLDGNLKTFWELESLGIKPRTLYEKFQEQISFKNNR, from the coding sequence ATGGTAACCAATCCTGCTGCCCGCAAGGATATTCTCATCAAATATGGAAGATGTTTTGTTTACCTCAGAAAGGATCATCTCAGCAAAAACTGTCCTTCAAAGCATGAATGTTTCAAGTGTAAGGGTAAACACCATATCAGCATTTGTCCATCCGATGACAACAATGGTACCAATATTTCAAGAAAAACACCCAAGCAAGAACATCCTCACAAGCAATCGGGGAACCATTGTCCCTCAGGCAGTAATGAAGGTGGCCCCAACTCTGGCGTAAATTCCTCAAGAGCCGCACCCACACAAGAACAGATCCAGAACCGTTCGAGGAATTCAAGACATAACCTCACAGCCTTATACATCAGTGCCTCTACTCCAGTCCTTCTTCAAACAGCCACTGCACTTACCTACAAGCCAGGAAACTCAGCAGCTAAAGCAAAAGCCCGACTCATCCTGGATAGTGGAAGTCAACGAGCCTATGTGAGTGCAAGGCTAAGAGAGCACCTGAATTTACCAGCTGAAAGCAGTCAAAGGATATCCATTAAGACACTTGGCTCAACGAAGGAGAACAGGCAGTGTGTGGATGTTGTTCGACTCTGTGTTGCCACTGGTCAAGGGGAAGGTGTACAACTATCTGCCTTTGTTGTTTCCATCATTTGCGATCCTCTGAAGAGCCAATCTGTTGCAGAAGCTACCCACACATATGCTCATTTAAGGGGACTCGAACTTGTGGATTATGGTACTGGTGAAGACAATGTTGAGGTTGATATTCTGGTTGAGTCAGACCAGTATTGGAGTCTAGTATCTGGCAGGGTGGTATGGGGGGAGCATGGCCCCACTGCTATTGAAACCAGACTTGGATGGGTGTTGTCAGGTCAAATTCCAGAGGGAATACAAGTTGACAGGCAGCCAAGTAATCTCGTCACAACACGTGTTCTAAAGAGTGCAATAAACCCTGTTGATGTTACTAACGAAACCCTCGAtggaaatttaaagacattcTGGGAACTAGAATCACTTGGCATTAAACCAAGGACATTGTATGAAAAATTCCAAGAGCAGATATCCTTTAAAAACAACAGATAG
- the LOC138037165 gene encoding uncharacterized protein, with protein MRAEVRTMKSLLKKDIPLPSESAAQDIMVDAETKSIKEVQKSLSKNPKFEIWRKQFGIFTNSQGIMRCNGRLSKADLPSSIKHPILLDKGHQITSLIVQDSHKRFMHGGVKLTLTELRARFWIVQGRKFVKKLLYKCVICQKLEGKPHQAPPSPPLLEFKVKECPPFAYTDVDFAGPLYVKNHTGRQQRVWICLNTCYVTRAIHFDLVPSLATSALLRSLRRFSARHGTPLLMVSDNGNTFKSAAPEIKRLMNDPEVKQYFAKARMKWCFNLKKAPWWGGIFERLVKMCEEVP; from the coding sequence ATGAGAGCGGAAGTAAGGACCATGAAGTCATTGCTGAAGAAGGACATCCCTTTACCAAGCGAGTCTGCAGCTCAAGACATCATGGTAGATGCCGAAACTAAATCGATCAAGGAAGTTCAGAAGTCCTTAAGCAAGAACCCCAAGTTCGAAATTTGGAGAAAGCAGTTTGGCATCTTTACTAATAGCCAAGGGATCATGAGGTGCAATGGTCGTCTGTCCAAGGCAGACTTACCATCTTCAATCAAGCACCCTATTTTGTTGGATAAAGGACATCAAATCACATCTCTGATAGTCCAGGACAGCCATAAACGATTCATGCATGGTGGTGTGAAGCTGACCCTTACAGAACTAAGAGCAAGATTTTGGATTGTACAGGGCAGGAAGTTTGTAAAGAAGCTATTGTACAAGTGTGTAATTTGCCAGAAACTCGAAGGAAAGCCACATCAAGCTCCACCATCCCCACCCCTCCTGGAGTTCAAGGTAAAGGAGTGTCCACCATTTGCCTACACTGATGTTGATTTTGCGGGCCCTCTCTATGTCAAAAATCATACTGGTCGCCAGCAGAGAGTATGGATCTGTCTTAACACATGCTACGTTACCAGGGCTATTCATTTCGATCTTGTGCCAAGCCTCGCCACGTCTGCGCTCTTGAGAAGCCTCAGACGATTCTCCGCCCGGCATGGTACTCCACTGTTAATGGTGTCTGACAATGGGAACACCTTTAAGTCAGCAGCACCAGAAATCAAACGACTGATGAACGACCCAGAAGTGAAACAGTACTTTGCCAAGGCACGGATGAAGTGGTGTTTCAACCTCAAAAAGGCTCCTTGGTGGGGCGGCATTTTTGAAAGGCTAGTAAAGATGTGCGAAGAGGTGCCTTAA